One genomic window of Arthrobacter caoxuetaonis includes the following:
- a CDS encoding oxidoreductase yields the protein MTVSLSPPTARLQRLLGKMSMYRMLVVLLLALAAWSFVLSLTGALHYTPAELAATLATSVVSTLVASRVMGLLFRTFPMTDSALITGLLLFFLFWPTTDGPELGTIALAAFAATASKYVLVWRRRHIFNPAALGAVVIGFTGLNVPVWWVAAPLMLVVVLPAALLVLYRSRLLPMAGVFVLVAAGIVGMRFAVAGEPVLDGLATAFMSYPILFFAGFMLSEPLTLPPLRWQRLAEAAVVGVLFATPLSVGPVFMSPELALLIGNLLAFAVGQRGGISLRLREARELTPTSRELIFEPARPLRFRAGQYLELSLPHPNPDGRGLRRVFSITSDPADGSTVSLGLRVSEPGSSFKTKLLALKPGARLSATSVGGDFQLPRDPSRKLLLVASGIGITPFISQLRSAEAEGRDAVLVYAASSAAELAYAGELAEMDVRVLACTPEDPGVPGWRWLGPGLPDGARLREAVPDAAERTAFLAGSPSAVAYARREIRSAGVRRVHTDPFLGY from the coding sequence ATGACCGTATCCCTGAGCCCGCCCACTGCACGGCTGCAGCGCCTGCTGGGCAAGATGAGCATGTACCGCATGCTGGTGGTACTGCTGCTGGCCTTGGCAGCCTGGTCGTTTGTGCTCTCGCTGACCGGGGCACTTCATTACACGCCGGCTGAGCTGGCGGCCACGCTGGCCACATCGGTCGTCTCCACGCTGGTGGCCAGCCGGGTCATGGGGCTATTGTTCCGCACCTTCCCGATGACGGACTCGGCCCTCATCACCGGCCTGCTGCTGTTTTTCCTCTTCTGGCCGACCACTGACGGTCCCGAACTGGGCACCATCGCACTGGCTGCCTTTGCCGCGACGGCGTCGAAATACGTCCTCGTCTGGCGCCGCCGGCACATCTTCAACCCCGCCGCCCTCGGCGCCGTTGTTATTGGCTTCACCGGGCTGAACGTGCCGGTCTGGTGGGTGGCTGCTCCGCTGATGCTCGTCGTGGTCCTGCCCGCCGCCCTCCTGGTGCTCTACCGCAGCCGGCTGCTGCCCATGGCCGGGGTCTTCGTCCTCGTCGCCGCGGGGATTGTGGGTATGCGCTTCGCGGTTGCCGGTGAGCCGGTCCTGGACGGGCTGGCCACTGCATTCATGTCTTATCCCATCCTGTTCTTCGCCGGGTTCATGCTCTCCGAGCCGCTGACCCTGCCGCCGCTGCGCTGGCAGCGGCTCGCTGAAGCCGCCGTCGTCGGTGTCCTGTTTGCGACTCCGCTCTCCGTGGGTCCGGTGTTCATGTCACCGGAGCTGGCACTGCTGATCGGCAACCTGCTGGCTTTCGCCGTGGGCCAGCGCGGAGGCATCAGCCTGCGGCTGCGCGAGGCGCGGGAGCTGACCCCCACCTCCCGCGAGCTCATCTTCGAGCCGGCGCGTCCGCTGCGTTTCCGGGCGGGCCAGTACCTTGAGCTGAGCCTGCCGCACCCCAACCCGGACGGACGCGGCCTGCGGCGTGTTTTCAGCATCACCTCCGATCCGGCAGACGGTTCCACCGTGTCCCTTGGGCTGCGCGTCTCCGAACCGGGCAGTTCCTTCAAGACCAAGCTGCTGGCGCTGAAGCCCGGAGCCAGGCTCTCCGCGACGTCCGTGGGCGGAGACTTCCAGCTCCCCCGCGATCCCTCCCGCAAGCTGCTGCTGGTTGCCTCCGGGATCGGGATTACCCCGTTCATCAGCCAGCTGCGCTCGGCGGAGGCCGAGGGACGCGACGCCGTGCTGGTTTACGCAGCATCGTCTGCGGCGGAGCTGGCCTACGCCGGCGAACTGGCGGAGATGGACGTTCGGGTGCTGGCCTGCACGCCGGAGGATCCCGGGGTTCCGGGCTGGAGGTGGCTCGGACCGGGGCTGCCGGACGGCGCCCGCCTGCGCGAGGCCGTGCCGGACGCTGCCGAGCGGACAGCGTTCCTGGCCGGGTCGCCGTCGGCCGTTGCCTACGCCCGCCGGGAGATCCGGTCAGCCGGCGTCCGCCGGGTGCACACCGATCCCTTCCTCGGCTACTAA
- a CDS encoding secretion protein HlyD produces MGVVRRIVFPVLWLVVFAVIAAALFKLAFVDGMRAEAQPQVPSAQLQTATVLAERAAITNTVELQGAVAADPAIPVRSTAEGVVVFLDAEAGQQVVKGERLFQVRKPVEDQPAAPPVSDSEEPTAPPAPLYTFVDVTAPADGTLSSFTVLLNQQVAVGSDIGAIDPGTFSVQGTLSTDQQFRIMDRPNTAEVTINGGPAPFACSDVTMGRTPPAAEGISTQAQAPGASFGPPASPDAGSVSCAVPEGVAVFAGLGASVAITAGQALDAVTVPTTAVQGLVQNGIVWVVGEEGSSEERPVVLGLTDGQLVEITEGLSEGEEVLLFVPGAEAPMNEAGIMYGPGVMGG; encoded by the coding sequence ATGGGTGTCGTCCGACGCATAGTTTTCCCTGTCCTGTGGCTGGTGGTCTTCGCCGTTATTGCCGCAGCCCTGTTCAAGCTTGCCTTCGTCGACGGGATGCGTGCCGAAGCCCAGCCGCAGGTGCCCTCGGCCCAGCTGCAGACAGCAACCGTCCTGGCCGAACGTGCCGCGATCACGAATACCGTCGAGCTCCAGGGCGCCGTTGCCGCCGATCCGGCAATCCCGGTCCGCAGCACGGCGGAGGGCGTGGTCGTCTTCCTCGATGCCGAAGCCGGCCAGCAGGTGGTGAAGGGCGAACGGCTGTTCCAGGTCCGAAAGCCCGTGGAGGACCAGCCCGCGGCGCCGCCCGTGTCCGACAGCGAGGAACCCACGGCTCCGCCGGCACCGCTCTACACCTTCGTGGACGTCACGGCACCCGCGGACGGGACCCTCAGCAGCTTTACCGTGCTCCTGAACCAGCAGGTCGCCGTCGGGAGCGACATCGGTGCGATTGATCCGGGAACCTTCTCCGTACAGGGCACCCTGAGCACTGACCAGCAGTTCCGGATCATGGACCGTCCGAACACCGCCGAGGTAACCATCAACGGCGGCCCGGCGCCCTTCGCCTGCAGCGACGTCACCATGGGACGGACGCCTCCCGCCGCCGAGGGCATCTCCACCCAGGCACAGGCCCCCGGGGCCAGCTTCGGCCCGCCGGCATCACCGGATGCGGGATCCGTGAGCTGTGCCGTGCCGGAAGGGGTGGCAGTGTTCGCGGGACTTGGCGCCTCTGTTGCCATCACCGCCGGCCAGGCGCTCGACGCCGTCACCGTGCCCACGACGGCGGTCCAGGGACTGGTGCAAAACGGCATCGTCTGGGTTGTGGGCGAAGAAGGAAGCAGCGAAGAACGCCCCGTTGTCCTCGGCCTGACTGACGGCCAGCTTGTGGAAATCACCGAGGGCCTGAGCGAAGGCGAAGAAGTGCTGCTCTTCGTCCCCGGTGCCGAAGCACCCATGAACGAGGCCGGAATCATGTACGGCCCCGGAGTGATGGGCGGATGA
- a CDS encoding FAD:protein FMN transferase produces MNEEYGFEAIGTQWLITTQKPVDSAARAAVAGLIAEYDAALSRFRPDSVLGSLGGGAGTVILPGYTAGLFQLFGRLEALTGGRLNPLVGGSLEQLGYGPGYRLQPQGPAVAAPPWRSAATWRPVHGPAGGVELVLERPATVDVGAAGKGQLVDLVWELLVFRGYASVVVDAGSDMRHSGAAGVRVALEHPYDSTQAIGVVEVSGRALCASAASRRTWGEGLHHVLDASTGRPVDAVAATWVLAPDAMTADGLATALFLTDPSLLAAEFDFDYVRMFSDGRAQYSPAMAGVLFS; encoded by the coding sequence GTGAACGAGGAGTACGGTTTCGAGGCGATCGGCACCCAGTGGCTCATCACCACCCAGAAGCCGGTGGACTCCGCAGCCCGGGCTGCCGTGGCCGGGCTCATCGCGGAGTATGACGCGGCACTGTCCCGTTTCCGCCCGGATTCAGTGCTGGGCTCGCTGGGCGGCGGCGCGGGAACCGTAATCCTCCCCGGCTACACCGCCGGGCTGTTCCAGCTCTTCGGCCGGCTCGAGGCGCTGACCGGGGGCAGGCTCAATCCACTCGTCGGCGGGTCGCTGGAGCAGCTCGGCTACGGCCCCGGCTACCGGTTGCAGCCGCAGGGCCCCGCCGTCGCTGCCCCTCCCTGGCGTTCCGCGGCAACCTGGCGCCCGGTTCACGGGCCGGCCGGCGGCGTCGAACTGGTCCTGGAGCGTCCCGCCACCGTCGATGTGGGGGCGGCAGGCAAGGGACAGCTGGTGGACCTGGTCTGGGAGCTGCTGGTCTTCCGCGGATATGCTTCGGTAGTGGTTGATGCCGGATCGGACATGCGCCATTCCGGTGCTGCGGGCGTTCGTGTGGCACTGGAACACCCTTACGATTCCACGCAGGCCATTGGCGTCGTCGAAGTTTCGGGGCGTGCCCTCTGTGCGTCGGCAGCCAGCCGCCGGACCTGGGGAGAAGGCCTGCACCATGTACTCGACGCGTCCACCGGCCGCCCCGTGGACGCAGTGGCCGCAACCTGGGTCCTGGCCCCGGACGCCATGACTGCGGACGGGCTTGCGACCGCCCTGTTCCTGACCGACCCTTCACTGCTCGCCGCGGAGTTCGACTTCGACTACGTCCGGATGTTCTCCGACGGCCGGGCACAGTATTCACCCGCTATGGCTGGAGTCCTTTTTTCATGA
- a CDS encoding ABC transporter permease translates to MSLSGMTAALVEAWTELRIHKARVLLALVGVALSVAALTAVVALADMARAAMAQGSEAQSGRPATLSVSAYPNDGSPADVMALRDAYDATVERYAVSHASMYLPTALPFQFPDGVAQTETVVVDADFGTMRRVNLSSGSWFTEADSSRLAPAVIINEAFHARLGYPDLAADPVVEIWNGKPVNAVITGVRVNSWADEPAAAYMLTDAYDRLGTAESLTGAVPMLELWVPEEIAEPLQHAITADLAAQFPGMQPNVYRSDYAAWGDPYAVMTLVVGGIAGMVMLLGAVGLLNISMVTVRHRVREIGIRRSFGATSGRIFFGVLLESVVATFAAGVVGVMAAVAVVQLPIVQEQIAFGITELPPFPVTAAILGLAAATAVGTLAGLIPALVAVRVKVIDAIRY, encoded by the coding sequence ATGAGCCTGTCCGGAATGACCGCGGCACTGGTGGAGGCCTGGACAGAGCTGCGGATCCACAAGGCCCGGGTCTTGCTCGCCCTGGTTGGCGTAGCCCTGTCAGTGGCAGCGCTGACTGCCGTCGTCGCCCTGGCGGACATGGCCCGGGCGGCAATGGCGCAGGGCTCCGAAGCGCAAAGCGGCAGGCCGGCGACGTTGAGTGTCTCCGCGTATCCCAATGACGGGTCCCCGGCCGATGTCATGGCCCTCCGGGACGCCTACGATGCCACCGTGGAGCGGTACGCCGTCAGCCACGCTTCGATGTACCTGCCAACTGCCCTGCCCTTCCAGTTCCCCGACGGCGTTGCCCAGACCGAGACCGTGGTGGTGGATGCGGACTTCGGCACCATGCGCCGGGTCAACCTTTCCTCCGGTTCCTGGTTCACCGAGGCAGATTCCTCCCGGCTGGCACCTGCGGTGATCATCAACGAAGCGTTCCACGCCCGGCTGGGCTACCCGGACCTTGCCGCCGATCCCGTAGTGGAGATCTGGAACGGAAAGCCGGTCAATGCGGTGATCACCGGCGTCCGGGTGAATTCGTGGGCTGACGAGCCTGCGGCTGCGTACATGCTCACCGACGCGTATGACCGGCTCGGGACGGCAGAGAGCCTCACGGGCGCTGTGCCGATGCTGGAACTCTGGGTTCCCGAGGAGATCGCCGAGCCGCTGCAGCACGCCATCACGGCAGACCTGGCGGCGCAGTTCCCCGGGATGCAGCCCAATGTGTACCGCAGCGACTATGCAGCCTGGGGCGACCCGTACGCTGTCATGACGCTGGTGGTAGGCGGCATAGCCGGCATGGTGATGCTTCTGGGGGCCGTGGGCCTCTTGAATATCTCCATGGTGACCGTCAGGCACAGGGTTCGGGAGATCGGCATCCGCCGCAGCTTCGGCGCCACCTCGGGCAGGATCTTCTTTGGAGTCCTGCTTGAGTCCGTGGTCGCAACGTTCGCGGCAGGCGTCGTCGGCGTAATGGCAGCCGTCGCCGTCGTCCAGCTTCCGATCGTGCAGGAGCAGATTGCGTTCGGAATAACGGAGCTGCCGCCGTTCCCGGTCACCGCAGCGATTCTGGGGTTGGCAGCGGCTACCGCCGTCGGAACCCTGGCCGGCCTGATTCCCGCGCTGGTGGCGGTGCGTGTGAAAGTTATCGACGCCATCAGGTACTAG
- a CDS encoding homoserine dehydrogenase: MKTLKVALLGCGNVGSQVARILIDDAADLTARTGARLELAGIAVRNPEAPRDVELPRELFTTDAEALVESADIVIELMGGLEPARTLILHAIGHGASVVTGNKALLAADGAALYEKADAAGVRLAYEAAVAGAIPILGPIRDSLSGDRITRVLGIVNGTTNYILDAMDTTGAQFADALAEAQRLGYAEADPTADVEGHDAAAKGAILASLAFHTTFEMANVSCEGITGVTAEDIAAAKDAGFVIKLLAIAEKLEADGTEGVSVRVHPTLLPRTHPLAAVHGAFNAVFVEAENAGELMFYGQGAGGTPTASAVMGDVVTVARRLALGGHMGVEAASGHFPALPKELVTTSYSIGLDVADAPGVLSAVAQVFADHGVSIETMRQKSHSDAANASAELRFVTHRAPEAALAATVEAIKGLDVINSVTSVLRVEGV; the protein is encoded by the coding sequence ATGAAGACCCTGAAAGTGGCCCTGTTGGGATGCGGCAACGTTGGATCCCAGGTGGCCCGGATCCTCATTGACGACGCCGCCGACCTCACCGCACGCACGGGCGCCCGGCTGGAACTGGCCGGAATCGCTGTCCGCAACCCGGAGGCCCCGCGTGACGTCGAGCTTCCCCGCGAGCTGTTCACCACCGACGCCGAGGCACTGGTGGAATCAGCGGACATCGTCATTGAGCTGATGGGCGGGCTGGAACCTGCGCGCACCCTGATCCTGCACGCTATCGGCCACGGTGCCTCTGTTGTCACCGGCAACAAGGCACTGCTCGCTGCCGACGGTGCCGCGCTGTACGAGAAGGCAGATGCCGCAGGCGTCCGGCTGGCCTACGAAGCCGCGGTTGCCGGCGCCATCCCTATCCTGGGCCCGATCCGCGACAGCCTCTCCGGTGACCGGATCACCCGCGTACTCGGTATCGTCAACGGCACCACCAACTACATCCTCGACGCCATGGACACCACCGGTGCGCAGTTTGCCGACGCCCTGGCCGAGGCACAGCGCCTGGGCTATGCCGAAGCCGACCCCACGGCAGACGTCGAGGGCCATGATGCCGCGGCCAAGGGTGCAATCCTGGCCTCCCTCGCCTTCCACACCACGTTCGAAATGGCCAACGTCTCCTGCGAAGGAATCACCGGTGTCACCGCCGAAGACATCGCGGCGGCCAAGGACGCCGGTTTTGTCATCAAGCTGCTGGCCATCGCCGAGAAGCTCGAGGCGGACGGAACCGAGGGCGTCAGCGTGCGGGTCCATCCCACGCTGCTGCCGCGCACTCATCCGCTGGCCGCCGTTCACGGCGCCTTCAACGCTGTTTTCGTTGAGGCCGAGAACGCCGGCGAACTGATGTTCTACGGCCAGGGCGCCGGGGGCACTCCCACCGCTTCGGCTGTCATGGGCGACGTCGTCACTGTTGCCCGCCGCCTGGCCCTGGGCGGCCACATGGGTGTCGAAGCTGCCTCCGGCCATTTCCCGGCCCTGCCGAAGGAACTGGTCACTACGAGCTACAGCATCGGCCTGGACGTCGCCGACGCTCCCGGCGTGCTGTCCGCCGTCGCGCAGGTCTTCGCGGACCACGGTGTGTCCATCGAAACCATGCGGCAGAAGAGCCACAGCGACGCAGCAAATGCATCGGCTGAACTGCGCTTTGTCACCCACCGCGCACCTGAGGCCGCCCTCGCGGCCACCGTCGAGGCCATCAAGGGCCTGGACGTCATCAATTCCGTCACATCCGTCCTGCGGGTAGAAGGGGTCTAG
- the argS gene encoding arginine--tRNA ligase — protein MTPEELSSAVTACLKDAIDAGDFSIELPSEVRVERPKNRDHGDWATNIALQLSKQAGMNPRQFAQILSSRLEKIDGVAKVDIAGPGFLNITLDAGAAGELAKAIVEAGPAYGRSDALSGTRINLEFVSANPTGPIHLGGTRWAAVGDALARVFQSQGAEVTREYYFNDHGAQIDRFARSLMASAKGEPAPEDGYAGAYIEDITARVLAVEPNILDLPDAEAQERFRAIGVDLMFGDIKESLHNFGVDFDVYFHEDSLHEDGHVEKLLEQLKGSKNLYEKDGAWWLNSTEFGDDKDRVVIKSDGNAAYIAGDIAYIQNKRERGFDLNIYMLGADHHGYVARLKAAAAALGHDPECVEVLIGQMVNLVKDGKPVRMSKRAGTVVTLEDLVDAVGVDAARYTLARFSADSNIDVDLDLLTKRSNENPVFYVQYAHARTYALARNAEAAGVDDSAFDASLLTHPTEGALLAALGQYPGVVAQASVFREPHRVARHLEVIAGTYHRWYDACRIAPQNGEEVTDVNRTRLWLNFAARQVLANGLDLLGVSAPERM, from the coding sequence GTGACTCCTGAAGAACTTTCCTCTGCCGTAACCGCCTGCCTCAAAGACGCCATCGATGCGGGTGACTTCAGCATCGAGCTTCCCTCCGAGGTACGCGTGGAGCGCCCCAAGAACCGCGACCACGGCGACTGGGCCACGAACATCGCCCTCCAGCTCTCCAAGCAGGCCGGCATGAACCCCCGCCAGTTCGCGCAGATCCTCTCCTCCAGGCTGGAGAAGATCGACGGCGTCGCCAAGGTGGACATTGCCGGTCCCGGGTTCCTGAACATTACGCTCGACGCCGGTGCCGCCGGCGAGCTGGCCAAGGCCATCGTTGAAGCGGGCCCGGCCTACGGCCGTTCCGATGCGCTCTCCGGCACCAGGATCAACCTCGAGTTCGTCTCGGCAAACCCCACCGGACCGATCCACCTCGGCGGTACCCGCTGGGCCGCAGTCGGCGATGCGCTGGCGCGGGTCTTCCAGTCCCAGGGCGCAGAGGTCACCCGCGAGTACTACTTCAATGACCACGGAGCGCAGATCGACCGCTTCGCCCGCTCCCTGATGGCCTCCGCCAAGGGTGAGCCGGCTCCGGAGGACGGCTACGCCGGCGCGTACATCGAGGACATCACCGCACGCGTGCTTGCCGTCGAACCGAACATCCTCGACCTGCCCGATGCAGAGGCGCAGGAGCGTTTCCGCGCCATCGGCGTGGACCTGATGTTCGGTGACATCAAGGAGTCGCTGCACAACTTCGGCGTCGACTTTGATGTCTACTTCCACGAAGACTCCCTCCACGAGGACGGGCACGTGGAAAAGCTGCTGGAGCAGCTCAAGGGCTCGAAGAACCTGTACGAGAAGGACGGCGCCTGGTGGCTGAACTCCACCGAGTTTGGCGACGACAAGGACCGGGTGGTCATCAAGTCTGACGGCAACGCTGCCTACATCGCCGGCGATATCGCCTACATTCAGAACAAGCGCGAGCGCGGCTTCGACCTGAACATCTACATGCTCGGCGCGGACCACCACGGCTACGTGGCACGCCTGAAGGCCGCTGCTGCCGCCCTGGGCCACGACCCGGAGTGCGTCGAGGTGCTGATCGGCCAGATGGTGAACCTGGTGAAGGACGGCAAGCCGGTCCGGATGTCCAAGCGCGCCGGAACCGTGGTCACCCTCGAGGACCTCGTGGATGCCGTCGGAGTGGACGCTGCCCGCTACACCCTGGCCCGGTTCTCCGCCGACTCCAACATCGACGTCGACCTGGACCTGCTCACCAAACGCAGCAACGAGAACCCCGTGTTCTACGTGCAGTACGCCCACGCCCGGACGTACGCGCTGGCCCGCAACGCCGAAGCCGCAGGCGTGGATGATTCCGCTTTCGACGCATCCCTGCTCACGCACCCGACCGAAGGCGCACTGCTCGCAGCGCTGGGCCAGTACCCCGGCGTCGTCGCGCAGGCCAGTGTCTTCCGCGAACCGCACCGCGTGGCCCGCCACCTGGAGGTCATCGCCGGAACCTACCACCGCTGGTACGACGCGTGCCGGATCGCTCCGCAGAACGGCGAGGAGGTCACGGACGTCAACCGCACCCGCCTGTGGCTGAACTTCGCTGCCCGCCAGGTGCTGGCCAACGGGCTGGACCTGCTGGGCGTTTCCGCGCCGGAACGGATGTAG
- a CDS encoding FMN-binding protein: MKSQAKKPLLTAVAGVALLGTAGCGSAGTAQDGPATPAPASAPAPASASASEAVPSAAGSTASGAGTYADGEYTGTGSYIPPSNKQEEVTVTMTLSGGTVTAVEVSPSGNNPTSKRYQAEFTDGIQKEVVGKPIDSLDVGKVAGSSLTSQGFNKALEQIKAEAGS, encoded by the coding sequence GTGAAATCGCAGGCCAAAAAACCCCTCCTCACCGCCGTTGCCGGCGTGGCGCTGCTGGGTACTGCCGGCTGCGGCTCCGCCGGAACCGCACAGGACGGGCCTGCCACGCCGGCTCCTGCTTCTGCTCCTGCTCCTGCTTCTGCTTCGGCTTCTGAAGCGGTCCCTTCCGCTGCCGGCAGCACAGCCTCGGGCGCCGGCACTTACGCAGACGGCGAGTACACCGGGACGGGTTCCTACATCCCGCCGTCGAACAAGCAGGAAGAAGTGACGGTCACTATGACGCTCTCCGGCGGCACCGTGACCGCCGTGGAGGTCTCACCGTCGGGCAATAATCCGACGTCCAAGCGCTACCAGGCCGAATTCACCGACGGCATCCAGAAGGAGGTTGTCGGAAAACCCATCGACAGCCTCGACGTCGGCAAGGTCGCCGGATCCTCGCTGACCAGCCAGGGCTTCAACAAGGCACTGGAGCAGATCAAGGCTGAGGCAGGCAGCTAG
- the lysA gene encoding diaminopimelate decarboxylase has product MTISPLAPAWLSCPEDSNKLHEPMWARDVRRGEDGELEISGIPVSELAADFGTPLFVVSEADFRARARDFKDSFDAAFAELCGGVDVYYAGKSFLCTEIARWVADEGLRLDTCSGGELAVAARAGIPGADLGLHGNNKSDAELNRALDMELGRIVVDSLPELRRLGALAQDRGVRANIMLRLTPGVHAHTHEFIATAHEDQKFGLSMAADPETGTSPAADAVAQALENPGIRLLGLHSHIGSQIFDPAGFELAARRLLDFMAEVKAAHGVELPELDLGGGYGIAYTEADTPRPAAEIAQAMAGVVGATCAELGLSVPRISIEPGRAIVGPTTFTLYRAGTIKTVRVDTEDGGTAARRYVSVDGGMSDNARPVLYDADYSAVLASRSSEHDAVMSRVVGKHCESGDIVVRDVYLPSDVDHGDLLAVPGTGAYCWALSSNYNYIARPPVVAVRDGAARLIIRGETEEDLLARDMS; this is encoded by the coding sequence ATGACCATTTCACCGCTGGCCCCTGCCTGGCTGAGCTGCCCGGAAGATTCCAACAAGCTGCACGAGCCCATGTGGGCCCGGGATGTCCGCCGCGGCGAAGACGGCGAACTGGAAATCTCCGGCATCCCGGTTTCCGAGCTGGCCGCCGACTTCGGCACCCCGCTGTTCGTCGTGTCTGAGGCGGATTTCCGGGCACGGGCGCGGGACTTCAAGGATTCCTTCGACGCAGCATTCGCTGAACTGTGCGGGGGAGTGGACGTCTATTACGCGGGCAAGTCCTTCCTCTGCACCGAGATCGCCCGCTGGGTCGCGGATGAAGGCCTGCGGCTGGACACCTGCTCCGGCGGCGAACTGGCGGTGGCCGCACGCGCCGGCATCCCGGGCGCAGACCTGGGACTCCACGGCAACAACAAATCCGACGCCGAACTGAACCGCGCCCTGGACATGGAGCTGGGCCGGATCGTGGTGGATTCCCTGCCGGAACTGCGGCGGCTGGGTGCCCTGGCGCAGGACCGCGGCGTCCGCGCCAACATCATGCTGCGTCTGACCCCCGGGGTCCACGCCCACACGCACGAGTTCATCGCTACGGCCCACGAAGACCAGAAGTTCGGCCTGTCCATGGCTGCCGATCCGGAAACCGGGACCTCGCCCGCTGCCGACGCCGTCGCGCAGGCACTGGAAAACCCCGGCATCCGCCTGCTGGGCCTGCACAGCCATATCGGCTCGCAGATCTTCGACCCCGCCGGCTTCGAACTGGCGGCCCGCCGCCTGCTTGACTTCATGGCGGAGGTCAAGGCGGCCCACGGCGTCGAGCTTCCCGAACTTGACCTGGGCGGCGGCTACGGGATCGCCTACACCGAAGCTGACACCCCGCGGCCCGCTGCCGAAATCGCCCAGGCGATGGCTGGTGTCGTGGGGGCCACCTGCGCGGAGCTGGGTTTGTCTGTTCCCCGGATTTCGATTGAGCCCGGGCGCGCGATCGTCGGACCGACAACATTCACGCTGTACCGCGCCGGCACCATCAAGACGGTCCGGGTGGATACTGAAGACGGCGGCACTGCTGCCCGGCGGTACGTCTCAGTGGACGGCGGGATGAGCGACAACGCCCGCCCGGTGCTCTACGACGCCGACTACTCCGCGGTGCTCGCGTCCCGCTCCTCGGAACATGACGCGGTTATGTCGCGCGTAGTTGGTAAACACTGCGAGAGCGGGGACATAGTAGTGAGGGATGTTTATCTGCCCTCGGACGTGGACCACGGCGACCTGCTGGCCGTTCCGGGCACGGGCGCCTACTGCTGGGCGCTGTCGAGCAACTACAACTACATTGCCCGCCCGCCCGTCGTCGCTGTTCGGGACGGAGCCGCACGGCTGATCATCCGCGGTGAAACCGAAGAAGACCTGCTGGCGCGGGATATGTCATGA
- a CDS encoding ABC transporter ATP-binding protein, with protein MTGAAATFLEAPAGTEAGPLASLEAVTRSVALPDGEKLTILDGVDLQIHAGEHISVVGRSGSGKSTLLNILGMLDLPTSGRMEFDGVPAESMSGNARAVRRGNAVGFIFQQFNLLPERTALENVMTPLLYARGRTFWQRERIAAGMLERVGLGSRLRDKPQKLSGGEQQRVAIARALVRSPQLILADEPTGALDVATGASVMALLSDVVAESGASLVTITHDPNVAALADRHYLLDAGRLRAGEGGEA; from the coding sequence ATGACCGGGGCTGCAGCCACGTTCCTGGAAGCACCCGCGGGCACGGAAGCCGGGCCCCTGGCCAGCTTGGAAGCGGTCACACGCAGCGTTGCCCTCCCGGACGGAGAGAAGCTCACCATCCTGGACGGCGTCGACCTGCAGATCCACGCCGGCGAGCATATTTCGGTGGTGGGGCGCTCGGGATCGGGGAAATCAACCCTCCTGAACATCCTGGGGATGCTGGACCTTCCCACCTCCGGACGGATGGAGTTTGACGGTGTGCCGGCCGAATCCATGAGCGGGAATGCCAGGGCCGTGCGGCGTGGAAACGCCGTCGGTTTCATCTTTCAGCAGTTCAATCTCCTGCCCGAACGCACGGCACTGGAGAACGTCATGACGCCGCTGCTGTACGCCCGCGGCCGGACGTTCTGGCAGCGGGAACGGATAGCGGCCGGCATGCTGGAGCGGGTGGGCCTGGGGTCCCGGCTGCGGGACAAACCGCAGAAGCTCTCCGGCGGAGAACAGCAGCGCGTGGCGATCGCCAGGGCGCTGGTCCGCAGTCCGCAGCTGATCCTGGCAGACGAACCGACCGGTGCGCTGGACGTTGCCACCGGAGCGTCCGTGATGGCACTGCTTTCTGATGTGGTGGCCGAATCAGGTGCTTCCCTGGTGACGATCACCCACGATCCGAACGTGGCTGCGCTGGCGGACCGGCACTACCTCCTTGATGCCGGCCGCCTGCGCGCCGGGGAAGGGGGCGAAGCATGA